A stretch of the Nitrospiria bacterium genome encodes the following:
- a CDS encoding uracil-DNA glycosylase, which yields MNPEKESVKILLDNFRAYIQMYREWGLEGVNVKLPDAVSVGAYGRTPLQKNAPEIGRNDVGATHASPLPTAVQPTIHSKTSLLSALRAEIGDCTRCKLHTGRRQLVFGSGNPEAELMFVGEAPGEDEDRQGEPFVGKAGQLLTRIIRAMGLPREEVYIANIIKCRPPKNRNPEPDEIETCSPFLRRQIETIRPKVICALGNFAAQTLLATGQKISQLRGRFHALPPSFSDGAAAGIKVMPTFHPAYLLRNPEDKKRVWEDMQMIMRELNLAGRVAGGGAPHPPATTQPGDLQ from the coding sequence ATGAATCCAGAAAAAGAATCCGTGAAAATTCTCCTGGATAATTTTCGCGCGTATATCCAGATGTACCGGGAATGGGGCTTGGAAGGGGTAAATGTGAAACTGCCGGACGCGGTTTCCGTAGGGGCGTACGGCCGTACGCCCCTACAAAAAAATGCGCCAGAAATCGGCCGGAATGATGTAGGGGCGACGCATGCGTCGCCCCTACCGACAGCCGTCCAACCCACAATCCATTCAAAGACCTCCCTCCTTTCCGCCCTTCGCGCCGAAATCGGCGACTGCACGCGGTGCAAGCTGCACACGGGCCGGAGGCAACTCGTCTTCGGAAGCGGAAATCCCGAGGCCGAGCTGATGTTCGTGGGCGAGGCCCCCGGCGAGGATGAAGACCGGCAGGGAGAACCCTTCGTGGGAAAGGCCGGGCAGCTCCTCACCCGCATCATCCGGGCGATGGGGCTCCCGCGCGAGGAGGTCTACATCGCGAACATCATCAAATGCCGCCCGCCCAAAAACCGCAACCCGGAGCCGGACGAGATCGAGACCTGCTCCCCGTTTCTTCGACGGCAGATCGAGACCATCCGGCCGAAGGTGATCTGCGCGCTGGGCAACTTCGCGGCCCAGACCCTCCTGGCCACCGGGCAGAAAATCTCGCAGCTTCGCGGACGGTTTCATGCGCTGCCCCCGTCGTTTTCCGACGGCGCGGCGGCGGGGATCAAGGTGATGCCGACCTTTCACCCGGCCTACCTGCTGCGGAATCCGGAAGACAAAAAGCGGGTCTGGGAGGACATGCAAATGATCATGCGAGAACTTAACCTGGCCGGACGGGTGGCCGGAGGCGGGGCGCCCCATCCGCCCGCAACGACACAGCCAGGGGATCTCCAGTGA
- the tsaE gene encoding tRNA (adenosine(37)-N6)-threonylcarbamoyltransferase complex ATPase subunit type 1 TsaE — protein sequence MNKSADKTKKRRDLPSKNAGRIRPVWISRSPEETRSCGEALGRRLTGGEMIALEGNLGAGKTHLIQGMARGLGVTDPTVTSPTFVYLHEFRGRHPLAHVDLFRIEREADLFDLGLFEYLDGPWVVAIEWADKAGGALPAERLTIRLTQQDETTRRIEFEATGERYQALLSAFTQRARRARGGGSGGLASGGGDASP from the coding sequence ATGAATAAATCGGCGGACAAGACAAAGAAGCGCCGCGATCTCCCATCCAAGAACGCCGGAAGGATCAGGCCGGTCTGGATCAGCCGATCGCCGGAGGAGACCCGGTCCTGCGGCGAGGCCCTCGGGCGGCGCTTGACCGGGGGCGAAATGATCGCCCTGGAGGGAAATCTCGGAGCCGGAAAAACGCACCTCATCCAGGGAATGGCCCGGGGCCTGGGGGTTACGGATCCGACGGTCACCAGCCCGACCTTCGTGTACCTCCATGAGTTCCGGGGGCGCCATCCCTTGGCTCACGTGGATCTCTTCCGGATCGAACGGGAAGCGGACCTGTTCGACCTGGGCCTGTTTGAATATCTGGACGGTCCATGGGTCGTGGCGATCGAGTGGGCCGACAAGGCCGGCGGGGCGCTTCCGGCCGAGCGCCTGACGATCCGTCTGACCCAACAGGATGAAACGACCCGGCGGATCGAGTTCGAGGCGACCGGGGAACGCTATCAAGCCCTGCTTTCGGCATTTACCCAGCGAGCAAGGCGAGCGAGAGGGGGAGGCTCTGGAGGCTTAGCCTCCGGAGGGGGCGACGCGAGCCCCTAG
- a CDS encoding NAD(P)H-hydrate dehydratase: MHVVTAQEMKLLDRRTIEEFHVPASVLMENAGLRVVEEIEAAWGPVSGKTVAVAAGKGNNGGDGLVVARHLRERSARVQVFLLAPPEQLTGETRANLERYQKISGRALVMKEETLGDLNQALSQSDLIVDALFGTGLSAPVTGLAARMIEAINASGKPVVAVDLPSGIHTDTGRVMGIAVKASVTVTFALPKRGLLLPPGSDHAGRLRVADIGIPPALVRQLPVSVQWMTPAEVSEGLARRPLSAHKGTFGHVLVVAGSVGKGGAAAMTSLSALRVGAGLVTLALPSGLEGTLPDRPLEIMTLPLPQTPDRSLGKGALEPLLKFAQDKSVAAVGPGLSTHPETALVVHGLIAQLTIPMVIDADGLNVLVGHLELLKQARAPLVLTPHPGEMARLTGTSTHAVQADRLGVAADFVQRHPVTLVLKGAGTIIADRSGVLTVNSTGNPGMATAGTGDVLTGMIAGLIAQGHPPDQAARFGVYLHGLAGDLAGAEVGEVGFIAGDLIRRIPAAITKAMGPA, from the coding sequence ATGCATGTCGTCACTGCCCAAGAAATGAAATTATTGGATCGCCGGACGATCGAGGAGTTCCATGTCCCCGCGAGCGTCCTGATGGAAAACGCCGGGCTTCGGGTCGTGGAGGAAATCGAGGCCGCGTGGGGTCCCGTGAGCGGAAAGACCGTCGCCGTCGCGGCCGGCAAAGGAAACAACGGCGGCGACGGGTTGGTCGTCGCCCGGCATCTCCGGGAGCGCTCGGCCCGCGTCCAGGTCTTTCTGCTGGCCCCGCCGGAGCAATTGACCGGCGAAACACGGGCCAATCTCGAACGGTATCAGAAAATTTCGGGCCGGGCCCTCGTAATGAAGGAGGAAACGCTCGGCGACCTGAATCAAGCGCTGTCGCAAAGCGATCTCATCGTGGACGCGCTGTTCGGAACGGGGCTCTCAGCGCCGGTAACGGGTCTGGCCGCTCGGATGATCGAGGCGATCAACGCGTCGGGAAAACCGGTCGTCGCGGTGGACCTCCCGTCCGGGATCCACACCGACACCGGCCGGGTGATGGGGATCGCCGTGAAGGCCTCGGTCACGGTGACCTTCGCGCTTCCGAAACGCGGCCTGCTGCTCCCCCCCGGATCCGACCACGCCGGTCGGCTGCGAGTCGCGGACATCGGCATCCCGCCGGCGCTCGTCCGTCAACTCCCCGTCTCGGTCCAGTGGATGACCCCGGCCGAGGTTTCCGAGGGGCTCGCCCGACGGCCCCTGAGCGCGCACAAAGGGACCTTCGGCCACGTCCTCGTGGTCGCGGGCTCGGTCGGCAAAGGCGGCGCGGCCGCGATGACCAGCCTTTCCGCGCTCCGGGTCGGGGCCGGACTGGTGACGCTCGCGCTCCCGTCCGGGTTGGAGGGAACGTTGCCGGACCGCCCGCTCGAAATCATGACGCTTCCGCTTCCGCAGACCCCCGACCGGTCGCTTGGAAAGGGCGCGCTCGAGCCGCTGTTAAAATTCGCCCAGGATAAGTCGGTAGCGGCCGTCGGGCCGGGACTCTCCACGCATCCCGAGACGGCGCTGGTGGTCCACGGCCTGATCGCGCAACTCACGATCCCGATGGTGATCGACGCCGACGGCCTGAACGTCTTGGTCGGCCATCTGGAATTGCTGAAACAGGCCCGGGCCCCCCTGGTCCTGACGCCGCACCCCGGCGAGATGGCCCGACTGACCGGGACCAGCACCCATGCCGTTCAGGCCGACCGCCTCGGCGTGGCGGCCGATTTTGTGCAACGCCATCCCGTGACGCTGGTCTTGAAAGGGGCGGGAACGATCATCGCCGATCGAAGCGGGGTCCTGACCGTCAATTCGACAGGCAATCCCGGAATGGCGACGGCGGGAACCGGGGACGTATTGACCGGGATGATCGCCGGCCTGATCGCGCAGGGTCATCCACCCGACCAGGCCGCCCGTTTCGGGGTATACCTGCACGGGTTGGCCGGGGATCTGGCCGGGGCCGAGGTCGGCGAAGTCGGTTTCATCGCGGGAGACCTCATCCGGCGGATTCCGGCCGCAATCACGAAGGCGATGGGACCCGCATGA